In the genome of Cyclopterus lumpus isolate fCycLum1 chromosome 19, fCycLum1.pri, whole genome shotgun sequence, the window TTTGTTTCACTATTAGttttaatcattttgttttctaaCATCTATCATTCATGTCTGCTGCCCCTATTTATGTTTCTTTCATAGGATCAGTGTGTGGTCAAGCTCCCATAAACATTCGTGCTGTCGGTGACACAGTGTTGTACCTGGAGGAACCTGGCCTTGGATGGTTCGTGTCCACAAAAATGGAGTATACACTTGTGGAGGAACCCTAATCACAAAACATTCTCTACGTAAGTGCaagatatttattttcaataattCTTCATCGAAGACAATTATGAGAAATAATGGAATAGGTGCCCTTCcaatccagatgtcagtgagtGGAGTGTGTTTTATGGCCAGCATCTTGTGCGTAACTCTGAAAAGTTTGAGATGTCCCTTGGCGTTGTGAACATTACAGTGAGCAAAATGACAGACTCTAATATTGCTTTGCTGCAGCTGACTAAGCCAGTCATCTACAAAGATTATATCCAGCCTGTGTGGGATGTTAGCGATGCCAGAACCTTCCCCATTGGAAGTCAATGCTGGGTAGCAGGCTGGGAGAAGGCCAATAAGAACATAGGTAAGGGTTTATCACGTTTTCATAGTTGCTTCATCATATACAAGGTAAAGCATTAGTTACATTATTCAcaaagacagttttttttcatgtaataataatggtaatttTTCCAGCCACCGGTAAAGCCGACTCAGGCCTTCGAGATCTAGAAAGTCAGGTGGCAAGTTGTGGGGATGTTTCTGATTCAGAGAACATTTGCACTTATACCATGGACCTTCAACAGGTAAAGATCTTCCATCCAGCAGTGTTTCTAAAATAGTTTTGCCTTCTCACCGATGCAGAAGTATTTACATCGTACGTCTGTACCTCAGGACCTCGCTGATGATGAATCctctattttttatattttaggaGGATCAGGGCAGCCCTCTGCTGTGCAGGTCAGACTCATCTTGGTTTCAGGTGGCCGTTGTAGCAATGAGTGGAAGTAAATCTTTCCGCGCTGATGTTCAGGTCTTTGCCAAAACTTCAAGATTCGGATCCTTCTTAAAGGAGACGGTTGGCGACATTCCATCTCCTGCAGCAGCCGCAACAGGAAATGCAGCAGGTTTCTCAATTTCCCTGCTCCTTTATTTCGTTGTCCCCATTACCTCAATGTTTCTGTTGTCAGGACTTTAGGTTTGATTCCACCCAAGGGGCGTTAAGGTTCATTATTGCAGTCTTCTTAATCTCTCTCAAAGGCATTTAAGATACTCAGATCAGTTTTCAGGCATGTccaattgtaacaaaatgtattttatgatgATTTTCTTTCTATAAATGAATTATACAGGGTAATGTCTTTTATGTGTTTCACTGAGTTCAATGACATTTTTTCTATATGCTGTTATACCTTTGTTTCCTTTCTACATGAAATGTGATGAgtcatgtatgaatgtaattattctttatatgatatatacttccatatattattgtaaagagaatataaaaatgtatttgaatcacatatataataaatatggaTGAAGCATTAACTCAGCATCTCTTTACATCATTTCTGAATACAGTACTTAGATCAATATTGCCGTTTTAATTTCAATAGGTGTAGTGCCCCCGTTGCCTATTCAACAATAAGGCCTACTTGGGGATCGCTTGACGATTGTTCCTGATGCGTTTGATTGATGACACTGTCCAGTTGTGAGGtccatcatatttattattaccaaaAAACCAAAAATCATCTCATTGTCAAAACTTACTTGCatatattaaatcataaaataaaccataaacattTGCCTCTCTGGCACAGCCTCAGTCACACAAGACGGTTTGCTTCCTTCAAAACGTGCACCAGCTGTCCCCAATACTCTGCTAATTATATAGGGCTGACGGCAGTAGCAGTCGGCCTTGCGCCCCCcagtggtgggaggtccaacataaacaaatacacaaaatggctcttacaaTAGGTTTACAAAACAATGTGTGAAACCAGAATTCACACAAATGAACATGCATAGCTTGCAAATATAAAAGCAGAAACGTTTCATTGTACACCAACAATGGATATTAAATATCAAACACAGCTAAGCTTTCTAGTTTGATCAATCGAAAGTATAGTCTTCTTCCTTAAAAATGTAGATTCCTGAAAATTGCAAAAATATTATGAGAAGGCTAGAGCTCTAAGTAATGGTACAGATGACGTAATCAGAGTTGACGGAGGCGCCACTGTAGATGTTGAAACggttttgttgtgttgtggtcAGCTGCAATCAGCAGGCTAATACtatgaatacatttgatttggAAAAAAGCTGCTATCTGTGAAACATGTGcagattgtgtttttgttattctgGTGTGGGTGCGCCGTCATCAACCCCCAGATCTGCCGCATCATCTTTAATCATTTCCTTGTATTTACTCTTGAAAAATCCAGCCTatgagtaaaaaacaaaaaaagttagataataaaaaaacatgcataataaatacatgtaaagaATCAAACCCGATGAGCTaataatatatgaaatatttgaaacacgccattttgttttttaatgtcatcCTAGGGTAATTAATCAAATCAAGTGTCACAGCTATTTCAGTAAATACCAGGGCCTTGACCCACCTAAATGAAACTAATTCATaatattaattacacctgtgtttacctgactatgaaatgtcaaaatggCTTCAATGCCTTTGAAAAGCTTTATGTACCTTATACAGGCCAGCAGTGAGCAAAGCCAGGAGAGCCAACCCTCCCAGGATTCCTCCGACAATCTCTTTGgtgaagtctggttcaagaTACACTTCTACCTCTGTCTCAATCTGAGAGGTGAAATGATAGCATGTGGAATGAATTCAAGCTCTTCTTTACACACAAAGAGGTCAAAACAACGTGTAATCACCTTGCGAACAGGAGGGTTGTTATTAGAACCcgttgaaaaaaagatgtactgTTTTCTGTCGTACTCCAGACTGGCTGTGCTTGTCAAGAGGAATTTGGCAGATTGAAGTCCAATCTTTTTGAGGGAGAAAAATGAAGAGTGGGATGAGCCTATTGATTTGATCTTTAGTGATGTTACATTTAATTCGAAAGGGATATAGTCAGAACCAGTTGTATTCAAAATACTTCCAGATGCAACACATACAATGCTCATTAAATAAGAGTTAGTTTGTTCAATATTATACATTCACACCCGTTACCTGTTCTATCCATCCAGAACTTAGGTTGGCAGagattttgtactttttactctcCAGTCTTCCCATGAACCTAATGCATTTGAAAACGGTGCACCTGGCTACAGAACAGTCCTGTTCATGTTTTCAAAGAAGGCAGAAAGCAGAGCGAGCTGTAATCAGTCCTACACACTCCAGTCGGATGAAAATAATAGTAGTTATATAGATGTAACGCCAGTTCTATGAGCGTATGCGGGCGCGATTAAATGGGCTTTGAAACTACTCGTAGATGGTAGAGGCATACTTACCACTAACTTATCTTTCTGTATCTTGGCAATAAAATTGGTGACATTGGGTTCTTCATCATTGGCTCTTTGGCAGTCTGGAATCTAAAATAGATGATGTCAGTTTACAGCAAACAAGACTTGGTCCTTGTATAATCACATCCGTTTGTAGCATTGTAGTTAACTGTAGTTAATTATAATGGGATATTTTAAGGGTTCAGTTCGCACACATTACCTGCAAACGGCTGGAATCCACCCAGATGTCCTTATCACCGAGCTTCACAGGCACCCTGATCGCCACAGTGAAATTCAGAGCTCTGATATCATTTGTAACCTAAGGGAAGGAACAAATAGAAAAGTTAAACAGACTTAATTAGCATTAAAGTGAAGAGTAAATCAAGTATATTATGAAAATGATATGATAAGATATTTTACCGTAATTGATTGTTGGACTGGTTTGTGCAGATCATTCTTGCCGAATGAGAAATTGCTGTAGCTGAGGGAACTTAACGGATATAAAAATCATTTGATGAATATTAGGTGATAAGATGCCAGtttaaaagtattattatagtACTTTAGTATAGTAGTtatagcatttaaaaaaataaataattcattttctttcacacaGAACAACACATACCTTTCAATCGTAGCAAAAATGCTGTACTTCACATCAATCCTTTGGATTTTGTAGAGTTCACTTGAGCTGGAGTGCTCCTCATTCCCACTATATGAAAGGTGAAATTATTTGTACACATGGGAATGGGACTGTTGCACACTTGTATATTGTTGTGGTTATTACGCAGGCAGCTGAGCAGTACCTAGTCGCATTTGCAGAGACAAAAATCCTCCTGTCAAGTTTACTATTAGTTTCGATCCCATAGGAGACAATGAAGAAAGCCTAAATGACATAAAGGAAAGaaatcagactgcctcctctgtctctgcagCAGTGAGAAGAGATCATTATGTACCAAGATCCAACCTTAGTGTGGCTCTTCAAAATAGGCTTGTTAACAGTGCAGTCTGTCTTTCCTCTCGTTACGCCATCTTCACTGTCCCAGGAGTTGCACTCAATTCTTCCCTTtattacaaacacatttaataaatcacTGTGACCGGAGAGAGCAGCTGACCAGAGATCAGCGAAAGCGGACCTGATCCTGACGCCTTACCTGTAGAATTGTAAACTTCCTGTATGAGAGTCCGACTGGATATGTGAGAATGACATGGCTGCTGTAAGAGTTTTCCTCACTGTTCTCCAATGAGACGGTGACATCCAACAGTTCATCAATGCCCACTTTAACCTCTAAGGATCTGACAGATTGTGAGGAAAGAGAAATAGGAAGTTAGACGAGAAAAATAAAGCTGTGGTggaattgtaaaaaaaaaaaatagttattgCCGTGGTGATGCTGCTGCAAGGAATTGTAGGTCAACATGATTCCCTTTCCTTTTAAAAAGGGTGATCCTATCTACCTTATGCAAAAGGAGGTGAGAAAATAAGCACTATTGCTTATTATTTAGTAGATTTCGTCCATCTGTTATCACTTAGAGGCTTCCGGATCACTTCAATCAGTTAGGAACCGTCCCAAGCAAAAAAGACTAGCCTATTCAACAACAGCTTAAAGTTATGTTCACACGTTAGCATTCACCTCACGTTCTTCGGCTCAATGCGAGTGGCAGGCATGGTCAAACATGTGCGATATTCTCCTGAAAGTTCCCCAAAATTGAAATTGACACGAATGTGATGATGGGAATTTGCTTTGGCATGGTGCAGCAAATGTTTTTTCACTCCCTTACTCACATAGTATGAACGGGAGGCAATTGTTACGGGTCTACAGCCAGGCTagctgctctgtgaggctgGGCCACAGCaatgctttgagctaaatgctaacgttagcatatTAACCTTCTTAGTTTAGtgcattagcatgctaacatgtgttGATTTGcaccaaacaaaacacatagGACAGCTGAGGCTGGAGGGAATGCCATTCGTTTTTGCACGTATTTCATCATATACCAAAGTACAGGAATGATATTTTACTCTTAAAGAGGCATAGCTGAAACATCTGTGCTTAATACTCTCCTGTGCTGCACCCCGAACTGAAAGAATAGAAATAACAAGTTAGAGTGAGCAAAATCCTTGCATTTCTCCTGAGACCCAGCCCATtcatgtgtgtcctctgtggccgACATTTTGGTTTTGCATCCATCCTATTACTCATTTGAGTTATCCTATCAAGTCCTGCTGTACTCCAGTGATATTACATGGGTAGCCTAAGGATGGGATAATGACAACTTCCTCTCCCTTTCGATACAAGATGGTGTCTGTATCAGCCAGCATATTTTATGGAAAGTCAAAGGTCAAATATTGCTTAATTATTGTCATTTGTTACTATGATATTCCTATATTTTCTTGTTTATTAACATGTCAGGAATGATATATTTAGTTCTGAAAGCATTTcagttatttaattttttaaataatagccTAGTCCTTTTATGAATGTCATAGTGGACACCAGgacaaaatgtatgtatttaatgaCTCAATATTGTTGTAGGAGACATAACTCAAGCAGAAAGGATTCTGTACCAGATAGTTGAGGGAGAATCTGAACGGAGACTAGGAGCCAGGCACATGCCTGAGATGATGGACATTAAGCATGCAGAATGATGCAGAAATAAGGGCTGCAGAAGCAAGACGTACATGAGGTGTACCAAATGCAAGATGTTGCTCTGCATTACCAAAAACAGAAAATGCTTCCAGGAATATCactactaaaaataaaatatgcaaaaaaagtaATGAAGAACAATAAAGAATGATGAACAAAAGAAGGTTAGTTTAGGtttaataaataactaaatcaaacttaaaataaatagatgttctAATTTAGTTCTAGACATGCGACAATGTGTTTAGTTTTAATAGAAAATGTACTACCATCCTTGCAAGCAAAAAAATCCAAATGGATGAATGATTTTGTTTTATAATCAAGTTGAATGTATTATTGGTTtacactctacacacacaatctttttgttttttatcttctATATTTGGCTGTCTTTTCACACGAAATGGTTCTGTGGTCCACTACAGTGGACATGATGTAAAATctcaaatttaaataattttcaaaATTTAAattgtaagatgtttttttaactctAAATAGGTAGGAAATCACAAAAAATAGGAAGTTGAAATCCACTATTTCCCTCAGTTCCCAGGAAAAGTGACCATGTGACCTCACACCCAAACAAGGTTTTACTTTTGTAGCTCACCTGGTGAAGTTGAAATCCACTTTCAGGTTGTCAACACATTTATTGTCCAAGCCGCAATTGATCTCGAACCCTAACTGTGGAAGAGAGTATATCATGTACACCATGTTTGATCAGGAAGAGTAGACATGACAGTTAAAGTCTGACTGTCTATgcttacaaataaatgtaattcttAAATTCATAGAGACTTTGTTGTTCAGTTAATACTCTGACAGACAATATAAACCATGCGGCAGAATCCTTTAAAGTTCTTTAAAAATACTTAGAGAGTGCTTACAGGATGAAAGCTTGTTGTCTGCGCCTGCTGGGCGAGACTTGGACTTGGATTTTGGTCGACATGTAAACCTTCAAATGTGAATCTGAGTTCATTGTAAAGTGGATTTAGAACATCTTCTGGACAAGCCTGCAAGAAGAAGGTCAGGTGCTTGTCAAGGTTTCAAGGACATCAAACATGGGATTGTTCAATTTGAGTAAGGCTGTGGTTTTCCAGTTAAATAGGTTATTAAAAAAGTACACAATCTGCCAGATTTTAACGCTGTGTATGTCTAACAACTCACCTCGACAAAGTACGTCACAGTGACGCATCTAAGCTGCTGTAAGGCAATATTAACTGTTCCTTTCATCTCTCGTTGTTTCGCAATAATGTAGGCCCGGTTGTTTGGGACTTTGCGGGTGGCGTCCAGCGTTAGATTATAGCTAATCCTTGCTTCAGCTGGAACAGATAAGTGTTTCATTGAGAGTTTActctttaaataatttaaatgacagTGGAGCGTCAGGTACCTTTTTCTACTATCGAGTGTCTGGTCATGATGAAGCAGATGTTCGCTGTGTTTTTCAAAGGTTTTGAGCAGTCTGAGTTTTGAGTGGAGATTTGTTTTGGGCTGAACGACACTGTAGCTTCTACCATTACTATAGGCTTTGATCTGGAAATGGACaaagcagaaaaacacattggCTTTGTGATATGTAGGCGAATGCAGCAGAAAACCAAACCGGATCTAAGCTGCCCAATACAATCCATTATTGGTGCATAGTTCTGTGCTTAATGTCTACAAAGGGACTGGATGACTGATCCGCACACATTGGAAAGCTATTGTCTGATAGTAGTAGAATTACCCTTGAGAGTAATATGTAGACAGAAGCATCTTGGATGGACTTACCTAAGTAAGACAACTGCGCCCTTTGAACCCACCGCCAAGTCCGGCAGAAAGTCCTTACTTTGGTCAAAAGACGACTGACTGATCGACAAGCCGAAGAACTTCAGTCCCGACCGCACTTCAGAGCCAGCAATTCTCTGTGCAAatagaaatatttaaatgtttcaagttgaaaaatgtaaagatCTTATATCTTGAGTACACTGGAAAACATGGAGCCATGCATGCTGGATCTCGCTCACCTGTGAGTAAGCagaatttatttttcctcctccttcgccgTGGAATATGTAGATGCTGCCTTGACCGTTGTTCTCCAAAGGCGCTCCAACTGCCAACTCACTGAGGCCGTCTGTGTTGAGGTCAGGCAGTACAGCGAGTGAAGACCCAAACCTTCCACTGTCAGATGCATCTCCTCTCAGTGCTGACGGAGAATCTAAGTGACACTCCACATCCTGGGGAAAATATACGAACAAGAGTTGATTTTTGCATGGTCGCTAGTAGAACCAATAGATTCATATTAAGGCACCAGATGAAACTGTAATTTACCAAAGACGTTAAAGTGCAAACGTAAACTCTTCCCTCTCTGTCATTGTCAATGAACATGGGGGCAGAGATGAGGATTAGGTCAGTGTAGGAGTCAAGATCCACATCCATCGCACAAACAACGGCTCCAAAATATTCACCACTCTGAAACTGTGAAGGCAACAAATTATCAatgaaaagaatcacacaaaagaagaaaacatgtcattaaaACATATGTTTCACATTGTCAGCCCCGCTTTATTGTAAGCTCGCACCTGCCATGGAAAGGGATCAATCTTTTTTTGATGCCTGTTTTGGAAAACTGTCATCACAACTCCTCGGTGTTGATATCTTGGAGCACCAATAATTGTTAATGTGCCTTGCTTCGTTCTAGCGACTGCCATCGAGTAACCTAGAATCAAAGCCCATCAGGTAAAAGTCTATctttggtatatatatatatatatatgtatatatttcagaAAGTATTAATctccaaataaatgtatttgattgACAAATTACGTAACAACATTTTCCATAATATTTAAGTAGTAATGCTGAGAAGAGTCTTCATATTCATAATCTCTAGGACATTTGTAAAAACATCTTGATTTCTGACTTTGCCTGATTGTCATTTCACATctaaaacacagaacaacataCTTAAAAAATAACTTAAACAAGTAAAAGCAAAGTGAAAGATTAGAGTGAAGCAGTGCACCTGTTGTATTCACATTCTTACCCAGATAGCTGTCAGCCTCTAAATTAGGGTCATAGGAGCTCGTCTTGTGGCCGGTCGACATTGAGTATTGGAGGTAGCCTCCTTTCCACTGATAAGCACCAACAATAGCCATCTGAATTCCCTTCAATATAAATAGATTTTCAATTGAAGAGGCTTTCCAATGTAATTCTCTTACACACGTTCACTAAAACCTGAACTTATTTatgaaagataaagaaaaagcaatgaaagtaaataaacctgaaaaaaagaaaatgctgtaGTAATAAACAGAGTAAAATGTTGAACTCTGGGGGACACAAAGGCATGTGTTTGCATTGTCCAGGGCAtttctggtgtttttcttttttttattacctcaGGCACATAAACTGCGCTGAATCCCTCTTGAGCCATTTCCAATTTCAGTGACTCTCCACTTGTTTGCGATCCTGTAACAGCAACATAAATGAGCACAATAATTTCTCGATGCCACATGCATAAACCTAACTCAGATTAACAAGACTAAGATTGTATTAAGGTTCAAATGTGTCCAAATATCTATTGAAATTATACAACTCTACCTTCAATAGAGAAGAGTTTGGCCTGCAAACTTTTCCTTATTTGTTCAAGTGCGTCAAAACTCCCCACTCGAAATACGTTTTCTTGGGGAGAAGATGCAATGGTGTCCAGTTCATTTTTTGCATTAACATTGTTAAATGCACCCCCCACCTAGGGATGttaaacaaacatgtttgaGGATGCACAACATAGTGAATCAGATGCTTATATTCATAGATTTAAACTAAGGGAACTTACTCCAATAGCAAATCGAACAATATTTGCCTTCTCTGCTAAATTCGCTGCAGATTGCAATTCTCCCCGGTCGTTAGACTCTCCATCGGTTATGACTACCAAGACTTTCTTCACATTTGACCTGGCACCGTTTTGTGGTGTGAAAATTTCTGTGctgtaaaaagaaagatgcCATTTCAATACATCAGGGTGTCTTAATGTTCACAGTATATAGGGTTCAGTTTTGCTGTGGTGCCTAATTTATTTGAATCCAAGAATAATGACTAACAAATGGCTACATTTTCCACATAAAGtgatgtgttttatatattgttaatGTGGACACATTAACAGTTCTCTACATTGTCAAAATAATCGAATCGAAATTAGACTAGTATAAATCAATCTATCTGGATCATCCAGTAACTATAGGTGAACATGAAGACTGAGACAGTTAACTTTGCTATACTATACTTTTAAACTTTGACTTGATTAATTCagaaaatgaacacaataaacATTTATACAGTTTGTTAATGTAAGCATTGTGACCAAAATTGTGACTGTTATTTTGTTCCCCTGGTGAAATAAAGTGATACTGTTAGTTAAATTTAACAGAATCAATTTTAAAGTTACACTGAGGAGGTTTTGACAGCTAGTAGATGCATTAATAATGTTATGTCGTCCGGTACTgcagaaacaaaaagagagagtggtcgTGGTCTCAAATGAAATTTCAGCAAAGCAAAGTTAGAATTCTGTCCTATTGGTGCATAGAAAAAACACATACCTGCTTTAACATGTCAAATTAAATTATCATGGGACTAAAtgtgaagactttttttttttatgtatctCAAAATTCAAACTATCCTTATAGCCCAGCTTTAACAGATTCAATATTTTGTGGCATTTAAAATGAGAATTCCTAAGCATGTCCTTTGCAGATGTAAAATCAACATGTTGACGACACTTACACCACATATT includes:
- the LOC117748400 gene encoding integrin alpha-X-like isoform X2, encoding MDWRITTTVFLSVLKAALCFNIDPVAWKTLTKPAAGFGYQVVQRRSDLLVSAPLAQYSQGRRGKIYKCSTESCSELLVPMVDFAVNMSLGLTMASDPSTQNTLACGPTIPKDCNSITMYSGTCLQIDRSDRVTGPIPSSNGECRSADIAFLLDGSGSVSENEFNIMKIFVKDLVRSLLPLGTKFAIAQFSGFPQVHFYFNNFLSGTGSWEAKVDNIKQQRQSTFTAKAIKYVVTEIFTPQNGARSNVKKVLVVITDGESNDRGELQSAANLAEKANIVRFAIGVGGAFNNVNAKNELDTIASSPQENVFRVGSFDALEQIRKSLQAKLFSIEGSQTSGESLKLEMAQEGFSAVYVPEGIQMAIVGAYQWKGGYLQYSMSTGHKTSSYDPNLEADSYLGYSMAVARTKQGTLTIIGAPRYQHRGVVMTVFQNRHQKKIDPFPWQFQSGEYFGAVVCAMDVDLDSYTDLILISAPMFIDNDREGRVYVCTLTSLDVECHLDSPSALRGDASDSGRFGSSLAVLPDLNTDGLSELAVGAPLENNGQGSIYIFHGEGGGKINSAYSQRIAGSEVRSGLKFFGLSISQSSFDQSKDFLPDLAVGSKGAVVLLRSKPIVMVEATVSFSPKQISTQNSDCSKPLKNTANICFIMTRHSIVEKAEARISYNLTLDATRKVPNNRAYIIAKQREMKGTVNIALQQLRCVTVTYFVEACPEDVLNPLYNELRFTFEGLHVDQNPSPSLAQQAQTTSFHPLGFEINCGLDNKCVDNLKVDFNFTRSLEVKVGIDELLDVTVSLENSEENSYSSHVILTYPVGLSYRKFTILQGRIECNSWDSEDGVTRGKTDCTVNKPILKSHTKAFFIVSYGIETNSKLDRRIFVSANATSGNEEHSSSSELYKIQRIDVKYSIFATIESSLSYSNFSFGKNDLHKPVQQSITVTNDIRALNFTVAIRVPVKLGDKDIWVDSSRLQIPDCQRANDEEPNVTNFIAKIQKDKLVIGLQSAKFLLTSTASLEYDRKQYIFFSTGSNNNPPVRKIETEVEVYLEPDFTKEIVGGILGGLALLALLTAGLYKAGFFKSKYKEMIKDDAADLGVDDGAPTPE
- the LOC117748400 gene encoding integrin alpha-X-like isoform X1, with protein sequence MDWRITTTVFLSVLKAALCFNIDPVAWKTLTKPAAGFGYQVVQRRSDLLVSAPLAQYSQGRRGKIYKCSTESCSELLVPMVDFAVNMSLGLTMASDPSTQNTLACGPTIPKDCNSITMYSGTCLQIDRSDRVTGPIPSSNGECRSADIAFLLDGSGSVSENEFNIMKIFVKDLVRSLLPLGTKFAIAQFSGFPQVHFYFNNFLSGTGSWEAKVDNIKQQRQSTFTAKAIKYVVTEIFTPQNGARSNVKKVLVVITDGESNDRGELQSAANLAEKANIVRFAIGVGGAFNNVNAKNELDTIASSPQENVFRVGSFDALEQIRKSLQAKLFSIEGSQTSGESLKLEMAQEGFSAVYVPEGIQMAIVGAYQWKGGYLQYSMSTGHKTSSYDPNLEADSYLGYSMAVARTKQGTLTIIGAPRYQHRGVVMTVFQNRHQKKIDPFPWQFQSGEYFGAVVCAMDVDLDSYTDLILISAPMFIDNDREGRVYVCTLTSLDVECHLDSPSALRGDASDSGRFGSSLAVLPDLNTDGLSELAVGAPLENNGQGSIYIFHGEGGGKINSAYSQRIAGSEVRSGLKFFGLSISQSSFDQSKDFLPDLAVGSKGAVVLLRSKPIVMVEATVSFSPKQISTQNSDCSKPLKNTANICFIMTRHSIVEKAEARISYNLTLDATRKVPNNRAYIIAKQREMKGTVNIALQQLRCVTVTYFVEACPEDVLNPLYNELRFTFEGLHVDQNPSPSLAQQAQTTSFHPLGFEINCGLDNKCVDNLKVDFNFTRSLEVKVGIDELLDVTVSLENSEENSYSSHVILTYPVGLSYRKFTILQGRIECNSWDSEDGVTRGKTDCTVNKPILKSHTKAFFIVSYGIETNSKLDRRIFVSANATSGNEEHSSSSELYKIQRIDVKYSIFATIESSLSYSNFSFGKNDLHKPVQQSITVTNDIRALNFTVAIRVPVKLGDKDIWVDSSRLQIPDCQRANDEEPNVTNFIAKIQKDKLVDCSVARCTVFKCIRFMGRLESKKYKISANLSSGWIEQIGLQSAKFLLTSTASLEYDRKQYIFFSTGSNNNPPVRKIETEVEVYLEPDFTKEIVGGILGGLALLALLTAGLYKAGFFKSKYKEMIKDDAADLGVDDGAPTPE